TAAAGGATATTTTAGCATTTTAATAAAAAACATTTAAATATTTGATTTTTATTAATAAAATTAAAAGGAGGAAAAATAGAGTAAAATGGGCGATTCTTTAGAAGAAAATAAAAGTGAGCCGTTATCTTTACGTGAAATCCTTAAAAAAATGAGAGAAACTAGTGAATTAATGGTTGATTTAGCTTATTCAGCTATTCTTTTTCAAGATAAAGATTTAGCTGAAGAATTGCTTGATTTAGAAAAATATATAGATCACTTAACTTATAAATTATGGGAAGTTTCAGCTATTGCTATAAGAGACCCAGAAGAAGCTGAAAAAATGGCTGCAATAATAAAAGTAGGTTCTGCTGTAGATGAAATATCAAATGCATTAGCAGATATTGTGCCAATTATAGAAAGAGGACTTGAATTGCATCCATTAATAGGAAGTGTTCTTGAAAAAGTTAGACATAAACATGGAAGAGCTAGAATATTTAAAGATTCAATACTTGTTGGATGGAAATTAGGAAGTTTAAATTTAGAAGTAAAATTAGGCTTAGATATTATAGCTATAAAAAGAATGAATGAATGGATTATAAATCCTGGTGATGAAGAAATATTAAGAGTAAATGATTGTGTTATAGTAGAAGGCTCTGAAGTTGGGATATCAAAATTTATTGATTTAGCTGAAGGAAGAGTAAAAGAGGTGCCAAAAAGTGAGTATGGAGAAAGTTGAAGATTTACTTATAAGATTAATAAATACTTCAGAGCTTATGATTCATTTAGGATATGCAGCAGTCATTTATAATAATAAAGATGTTGCA
The Nitrososphaerota archaeon DNA segment above includes these coding regions:
- a CDS encoding TrkA C-terminal domain-containing protein, producing MGDSLEENKSEPLSLREILKKMRETSELMVDLAYSAILFQDKDLAEELLDLEKYIDHLTYKLWEVSAIAIRDPEEAEKMAAIIKVGSAVDEISNALADIVPIIERGLELHPLIGSVLEKVRHKHGRARIFKDSILVGWKLGSLNLEVKLGLDIIAIKRMNEWIINPGDEEILRVNDCVIVEGSEVGISKFIDLAEGRVKEVPKSEYGES